A window of Thermodesulfovibrio thiophilus DSM 17215 contains these coding sequences:
- a CDS encoding TVP38/TMEM64 family protein codes for MVKNKPAFKALFRVFALAVLIALIVFVSYELGIIEFFLNEEKLKNFIQSLGPAGIVGFVLLQAFQVIAAPIPGEVTGLLGGYLYGTVGGIILSTIGLTIGSMLAFILGRVFGRPFVEKVADPVVLNKFDYLLHHKGAFLVFFLFLIPGFPKDYLSYFLGLSRLSLIEFTVIAGVGRLLGTVLLSLGGSYLRHHEYKNFITLTGIAIIVMATVWLFKNKIERLLRKWHISRYKKIKDSKKKDSQSSAQNKK; via the coding sequence GTGGTAAAAAATAAACCAGCTTTTAAAGCACTGTTCAGAGTTTTTGCTCTGGCAGTGCTTATTGCTTTAATTGTTTTTGTCTCCTACGAATTGGGTATTATTGAATTTTTTCTTAATGAAGAAAAACTTAAAAATTTTATTCAATCACTTGGTCCTGCAGGCATAGTTGGTTTTGTACTTCTTCAGGCTTTTCAGGTAATTGCTGCTCCAATTCCAGGTGAAGTTACAGGATTACTTGGTGGTTATCTATATGGAACAGTTGGTGGCATTATTTTATCAACTATAGGACTTACCATTGGTTCAATGCTTGCCTTTATTCTTGGCAGAGTATTTGGCAGACCTTTTGTTGAGAAAGTTGCTGATCCGGTGGTTCTTAATAAATTTGATTATCTTTTGCATCATAAAGGTGCTTTTTTAGTATTTTTTCTGTTTTTAATCCCTGGATTTCCAAAAGATTATCTAAGCTATTTTCTAGGGTTGAGCAGGCTTTCTCTTATAGAATTCACAGTAATTGCAGGAGTTGGAAGACTTTTGGGCACAGTTTTGCTTTCACTTGGAGGAAGTTATCTGAGACATCATGAGTATAAAAACTTTATTACTCTCACAGGCATTGCAATTATTGTAATGGCAACAGTATGGCTATTTAAGAATAAAATTGAACGACTCTTAAGAAAATGGCATATAAGTAGATATAAAAAAATCAAGGACAGCAAAAAAAAAGACTCACAGTCTTCTGCTCAGAATAAAAAATGA
- a CDS encoding YceD family protein, which yields MKIEVFDIPLEGLNIELEDTPKIDGVTITQPFKAILSLDKKGLEVLVKGIITGEVELECSRCLKDYKMQIKTLIELNYHPIEELNREELVELKRDEMDVDFYREGLIDTDDIIRDQILLNIPMKPLCSEDCKGLCPICGTDLNKFECQCEVKEIDPRMAVLQSLLRRMKKYG from the coding sequence ATGAAAATTGAGGTCTTTGACATTCCGTTAGAAGGACTTAATATTGAGCTGGAAGACACTCCAAAGATAGATGGAGTAACAATTACACAGCCTTTTAAGGCAATATTAAGTCTGGACAAAAAAGGGCTAGAAGTATTGGTAAAAGGAATTATTACTGGAGAAGTTGAACTTGAATGTAGCAGATGTTTGAAAGATTATAAAATGCAAATAAAAACTCTTATTGAACTGAATTATCATCCAATAGAAGAATTGAATAGAGAAGAACTGGTTGAACTGAAAAGAGATGAAATGGATGTTGATTTTTATAGGGAAGGACTAATTGATACAGATGATATAATTCGTGACCAGATATTGCTTAATATCCCGATGAAACCTTTATGCTCTGAAGATTGTAAAGGCTTATGTCCAATATGTGGTACAGATTTGAATAAATTTGAGTGTCAATGCGAGGTTAAAGAAATTGATCCAAGAATGGCAGTATTACAATCACTTTTAAGGAGGATGAAAAAATATGGCTAA
- a CDS encoding beta-ketoacyl-ACP synthase III, whose amino-acid sequence MNARIVSTGSYVPENVLTNHDLEKMVETTDEWIIERTGIKERRIASLHQATSDLAYEAATKALKNANLTADDLDLIVVATVTPDMLTPSCGCVLQMKLGATHAVAFDINGACTGFIYALSIAEKFIRTGASRRALVVGAEILSKFTDWTDRTTCVLLADGAGAVILEPSENDEGIRIIDIFSDGTMWDFIHMPAGGSKLPVTEDAIKQRLNFIKMKGNETFKVAVKTLEEIVETTLKKGGITSSQLGLLIPHQANIRIIQAMAKRLELSMEKVKINIQKYGNTSSASIPIALDEAVREGRLKQGDYVMLAAFGAGLTWGSALIKW is encoded by the coding sequence ATGAATGCCAGAATAGTATCAACAGGCTCTTATGTTCCTGAAAACGTCTTGACAAATCATGATCTTGAAAAAATGGTTGAAACAACAGATGAATGGATTATAGAGAGAACAGGAATAAAAGAAAGACGAATTGCTTCTCTTCATCAGGCAACAAGTGACCTCGCCTATGAAGCTGCAACAAAAGCTTTAAAAAATGCCAATTTAACCGCAGATGACCTTGATTTAATAGTGGTTGCAACTGTAACCCCTGATATGCTAACTCCATCCTGTGGATGTGTTTTACAGATGAAACTCGGAGCAACACATGCGGTGGCTTTTGACATAAATGGAGCATGCACAGGCTTCATTTATGCTCTATCTATTGCTGAAAAATTTATAAGAACAGGAGCATCCCGAAGAGCACTGGTTGTTGGTGCTGAAATACTTTCAAAATTTACAGACTGGACAGACAGAACAACGTGTGTTCTTCTTGCTGATGGAGCTGGAGCTGTTATTCTTGAGCCTTCTGAAAATGATGAAGGTATCAGAATAATAGACATTTTCTCGGATGGAACAATGTGGGATTTTATTCATATGCCTGCAGGAGGATCAAAGCTTCCTGTTACTGAAGACGCAATAAAACAAAGACTTAATTTTATAAAAATGAAAGGTAATGAGACATTCAAAGTGGCAGTTAAAACACTTGAAGAAATTGTTGAAACCACACTCAAGAAAGGCGGAATAACTTCTTCCCAATTGGGTCTTTTAATTCCACATCAGGCAAATATAAGGATTATTCAGGCAATGGCAAAAAGGCTTGAGTTGTCAATGGAAAAGGTGAAGATTAATATTCAAAAATATGGAAATACTTCATCTGCGTCAATACCAATTGCTCTGGATGAAGCTGTCAGAGAAGGCAGACTAAAACAGGGTGACTATGTGATGCTTGCAGCATTCGGTGCAGGACTTACATGGGGGAGTGCTTTAATTAAGTGGTAA
- a CDS encoding methyl-accepting chemotaxis protein, translated as MFKNLTIGKKLGIGFGVLIFLLLIFGGVTIIQLGIIKKNATDIDERIDKVNNSVGIRRAAIAIFSSVRDMLIIDDMKKKEEAKKSIEENRAKYKELIEAIKKITYTKEGMTLLQNIEEALKDAAHYNNQVIELVMAGKKQEAIALYYKEVNPRIVKLEKTLDEEVIFQRKGLNASLNEMNNVIKKETVTVVILTVSGLIFGVFSATLISRSISKPVAELKDALERIGQGDLTVEIKAESKDEIGVISNSLTQAIVSIKNLIGQSKTISSSLASSSEQLSATTEEISRNLKSQTERASQIASAAEEMSQTVVDIAKNASNIAEVSVTTANVAKEGKDMTINTAEEIKIIEDSVNKLSGIVNDLGERSRQIGEIVTVIKDIADQTNLLALNAAIEAARAGEQGRGFAVVADEVRKLAERTAKATDEIADMITRIQTEVNVAEQSMEDATKKVASGVELSEKAANTLTQILNKAQELQSMIQQIASATEEMSSVTDHITQDIGGIAEGSKEISVAVDQSAQTASDIARLGGELNAAIGRFKV; from the coding sequence GTGTTTAAAAATCTCACAATTGGTAAAAAACTTGGCATAGGTTTTGGAGTATTAATTTTTCTTCTCTTAATTTTTGGTGGTGTGACAATCATACAACTGGGTATTATCAAAAAGAATGCTACAGATATTGATGAAAGAATTGACAAAGTAAACAATTCAGTTGGAATAAGACGGGCTGCGATAGCAATTTTTTCTTCAGTGAGGGATATGTTAATTATTGATGATATGAAAAAGAAAGAAGAGGCTAAAAAATCAATTGAAGAAAACAGAGCCAAATATAAAGAACTAATCGAAGCAATAAAGAAGATAACATATACGAAAGAAGGAATGACACTTTTACAAAATATAGAAGAAGCATTGAAAGATGCAGCACATTACAACAATCAAGTAATTGAACTTGTAATGGCTGGGAAAAAACAGGAGGCAATAGCTCTGTATTATAAAGAAGTGAATCCAAGAATTGTGAAACTAGAAAAGACTCTTGATGAAGAAGTTATTTTTCAGAGAAAAGGATTAAATGCAAGTCTGAATGAAATGAATAATGTTATAAAAAAAGAGACAGTAACAGTTGTTATACTGACAGTTTCAGGTTTAATTTTTGGAGTTTTCTCTGCCACACTTATCTCTCGTTCCATTAGTAAACCAGTTGCTGAGCTAAAAGACGCACTTGAAAGAATAGGTCAGGGAGATCTGACAGTTGAGATAAAAGCTGAAAGCAAAGATGAGATAGGAGTGATTTCAAATTCATTAACACAGGCAATTGTAAGCATTAAAAATCTAATTGGACAATCAAAGACAATATCAAGTTCTCTTGCATCATCATCAGAGCAGCTAAGTGCCACAACAGAAGAGATATCGAGGAATCTAAAATCCCAGACAGAGAGAGCCAGTCAGATAGCATCAGCAGCAGAAGAGATGTCTCAGACAGTTGTTGATATAGCAAAGAATGCATCAAACATAGCAGAAGTAAGTGTTACCACAGCGAATGTAGCAAAAGAAGGAAAAGATATGACCATAAACACAGCAGAAGAGATAAAAATAATAGAAGACTCAGTAAATAAACTATCCGGTATAGTGAATGATCTTGGAGAGCGTTCACGTCAAATAGGAGAGATAGTGACAGTGATAAAAGACATAGCAGATCAGACAAATCTACTTGCATTAAATGCAGCGATAGAGGCAGCAAGGGCAGGAGAGCAAGGTAGAGGCTTTGCAGTAGTAGCAGATGAAGTGAGGAAACTTGCGGAGAGAACGGCAAAAGCAACAGATGAGATAGCGGATATGATAACAAGGATACAGACAGAGGTAAATGTTGCTGAACAGTCAATGGAAGATGCAACAAAGAAAGTGGCAAGTGGAGTAGAACTGTCAGAGAAAGCAGCAAATACACTCACACAGATACTCAACAAAGCGCAGGAACTGCAAAGCATGATACAACAGATAGCCAGTGCAACAGAGGAGATGTCATCAGTGACAGACCATATAACACAGGATATAGGAGGTATAGCAGAGGGTTCAAAAGAAATCTCAGTAGCAGTGGATCAGTCAGCTCAGACAGCATCGGACATTGCAAGATTGGGTGGAGAGTTAAATGCTGCCATAGGCAGATTCAAAGTTTAA
- the rpmF gene encoding 50S ribosomal protein L32 — protein sequence MANPRHRHTPSKRDKRRANWKITAPNLVLCHDCKEPKLSHRVCPNCGSYKGRKILEIEE from the coding sequence ATGGCTAATCCAAGGCATCGTCATACCCCATCTAAAAGAGATAAAAGAAGGGCTAACTGGAAAATAACAGCGCCTAACTTGGTTCTTTGTCATGATTGCAAAGAACCAAAGCTATCTCATAGGGTATGTCCTAATTGCGGCTCTTACAAAGGCAGGAAAATTCTAGAGATTGAAGAGTAA
- a CDS encoding slipin family protein — protein MFIETSLLTFIVVIFLAIYILSSAIKILKEYERGVVFRLGRIIPVKGPGLILIWPVIDKLVKISLRIVTMDVPAQDIITKDNVSVKVNAVVYFKPVDPIKAITAVEDFYYATSQIAQTTLRSILGQSELQDLLTNRDQINAELQKVIDSQTEPWGIKVTAVEVKNVDLPQEMLRAMARQAEAERERRAKIIHAEGELQAAEKLTEAARIISSEPAAIQLRYLQTLKEIASEKNSTILFPLPIDLITPFLEKLSGGKK, from the coding sequence ATGTTTATTGAAACATCTTTGTTAACGTTCATAGTAGTAATTTTTTTAGCAATTTATATTCTGAGCAGTGCAATTAAAATTCTTAAAGAATATGAAAGAGGTGTTGTATTCAGGCTTGGTAGAATAATCCCGGTTAAGGGCCCGGGGCTTATCCTTATATGGCCTGTTATTGATAAGCTGGTTAAAATAAGCTTGAGAATTGTAACAATGGATGTTCCTGCGCAGGATATTATTACAAAAGATAATGTCTCTGTTAAGGTTAATGCTGTTGTATATTTTAAGCCGGTTGATCCCATTAAAGCTATTACAGCGGTTGAAGACTTTTACTATGCAACAAGTCAGATTGCTCAGACAACTCTCAGAAGCATTCTTGGACAGAGCGAACTTCAGGATTTATTGACAAATCGTGACCAGATTAATGCAGAACTTCAAAAGGTTATTGACTCCCAGACAGAACCATGGGGAATTAAGGTAACAGCAGTGGAGGTTAAGAATGTTGACCTGCCACAGGAAATGCTGAGAGCAATGGCAAGGCAGGCAGAAGCTGAAAGAGAACGTAGAGCAAAAATCATTCATGCAGAAGGAGAACTTCAGGCAGCTGAAAAACTTACAGAAGCAGCGAGAATTATTTCTTCTGAACCAGCAGCCATCCAATTGAGATATCTTCAGACTCTGAAAGAAATTGCTTCTGAGAAAAATTCAACAATTCTTTTCCCTCTTCCAATTGATTTAATAACACCATTTCTGGAGAAATTATCTGGTGGTAAAAAATAA
- the plsX gene encoding phosphate acyltransferase PlsX, with protein MLRIAVDAMGGDFAPDVNVLGAYEVAVDQDVEIILVGDEQKIKSFLTDKKELKGNIIIFHTEDTIKMDENVSSAIRRRNTSMRIAVQLVRDGKADAVISAGHSGAMMALSYLLLGKLPDVERPAIAAVMPCLKGHFILLDAGANVDCKPEHLLQFAFMGDAYHKALFGTQSPRIALLSIGEEGSKGNELTKEAFKLLQATTLNFTGNIEGKDIFFGLADVVVCDGFIGNIVLKVGEGLADALMKMLKREVADVITGKIGYMMIKPAIRSFKKKIDYSEYGGALLLGINGTSLICHGRSSAKAIKNAIQVAVKMATKQIYKNISENLNYYTGGN; from the coding sequence ATGTTACGAATTGCTGTAGATGCAATGGGGGGCGATTTTGCCCCCGATGTTAATGTTCTTGGTGCTTATGAAGTGGCAGTTGATCAGGATGTTGAGATTATTCTTGTAGGTGATGAACAAAAAATAAAGAGTTTTTTAACTGATAAAAAAGAACTAAAAGGCAATATTATCATTTTTCATACAGAAGATACAATTAAAATGGATGAAAATGTATCTTCTGCTATCCGAAGACGAAATACTTCCATGAGAATAGCGGTGCAACTTGTCAGAGATGGTAAAGCTGATGCTGTTATAAGCGCAGGTCATTCTGGTGCAATGATGGCTTTAAGTTATCTTCTGCTTGGCAAACTGCCTGATGTTGAACGTCCTGCGATTGCCGCTGTTATGCCCTGTCTGAAGGGACATTTTATTTTACTTGATGCAGGTGCTAATGTAGACTGCAAACCAGAACATCTTCTCCAGTTTGCATTTATGGGAGATGCGTATCATAAAGCACTATTTGGGACACAATCTCCCAGAATTGCCCTTCTGAGCATTGGCGAAGAGGGTTCAAAGGGAAATGAACTTACAAAAGAAGCTTTCAAGCTACTTCAGGCAACAACTTTAAATTTTACAGGCAATATTGAGGGAAAGGATATATTTTTCGGTTTAGCAGATGTTGTTGTATGTGATGGTTTTATAGGCAATATCGTTTTGAAAGTTGGCGAAGGACTTGCAGATGCTCTGATGAAGATGCTTAAAAGAGAGGTTGCAGATGTAATAACTGGAAAAATTGGTTATATGATGATAAAACCAGCTATAAGAAGTTTCAAAAAAAAGATTGATTATTCAGAATACGGTGGTGCATTATTACTAGGAATTAACGGCACGTCTCTAATATGTCATGGAAGATCTTCAGCTAAGGCAATTAAAAATGCTATACAGGTTGCTGTAAAAATGGCAACCAAACAGATATATAAAAACATCTCTGAAAATTTAAATTATTATACCGGGGGAAATTAA